In Ctenopharyngodon idella isolate HZGC_01 chromosome 1, HZGC01, whole genome shotgun sequence, a single genomic region encodes these proteins:
- the atp5md gene encoding ATP synthase membrane subunit DAPIT, mitochondrial: MGGHDAGTQHQFTGIAKYFNSYTITGRRNCVLATYASIAAIILFFKLKPKKQKAVTSS; this comes from the exons ATGGGTGGACACGACGCTGGAACTCAACACCAGTTCACTGGCATCGCCAAGTACTTCAATTCATACACAATCACAGGCAGGAGGAAT TGTGTGTTGGCCACATACGCCAGCATCGCTGCCATTATCCTCTTCTTCAAATTGAAGCCCAAGAAGCAAAAGGCTGTGACATCAAGTTAA
- the taf5 gene encoding transcription initiation factor TFIID subunit 5, whose protein sequence is MAAVQDGPMDLDAEKETKPEILSDGTSNLSGNTGSGALSSSPLTAAPAGGAPKLEDQQTLIAVLQFLKRNKLSESVDILRREAGLAEDLEDPQAADGSGGKDDGDGGDATSLLSRVSIAAAAAPQSTLTPMPVKSAEDQPDVRVVLSAYSQQGDPSLYQVYYSDLKNFIESVLDCHRAELSQLFYPLFVHMYLELVYNNHENEAKAFFEKFSGDQECYYLDDLRVLCGLTKKEHMKGNEALLDFRTSRFVLRISRDSYQLLKRHLQERHNNQIWNIIQEHLYIDIFDGMPRSKGQIDSMSGSLAGEAKREVNKAKVFYGLLKEPEIEVPLDDEDEEAENEEGKPKKKKTKKDSMGSKSKKQDPNAPQQNRIPLPELKDSDKLDKIMYMKESTKRIRLSPENLPSICFYTFLNAYQGLTAVDFTDDSSLLAGGFADSTVRVWSVTPKKLRKVKSAADLNLIDKESDDVLERIMDEKTASESKILHGHSGPVYGVSFSPDRNYLLSSSEDGTVRLWSLQTFTCLVGYKGHNYPVWDTQFSPFGYYFVSGGHDRVARLWATDHYQPLRIFAGHLADVTCTRFHPNSNYVATGSTDRTIRLWDVLNGNCVRIFTGHKGPIHCLAFSPNGKFLASGSTDGRVLLWDIGHGLMIGELKGHTDTIYALKFSRDGEILASGSMDNTVRLWDSMKAFDEVETDDFTAATGHIHLPDNSQELLLGTYHSKSTPVTHLHFTRRNLLLAAGAYNSQ, encoded by the exons ATGGCGGCTGTGCAAGATGGACCGATGGATCTGGACGCAGAGAAAGAGACAAAGCCAGAAATACTTAGCGATGGGACGTCAAACCTCTCGGGGAACACTGGGAGCGGGGCGCTCTCCTCATCTCCCCTCACCGCTGCCCCCGCCGGCGGAGCCCCGAAGCTGGAGGACCAACAAACTTTGATCGCAGTGTTGCAGTTCCTAAAGCGGAATAAACTGTCAGAGTCGGTGGATATTCTGAGGCGGGAAGCCGGTCTTGCAGAAGACCTGGAGGACCCGCAGGCTGCTGATGGCAGCGGAGGGAAGGATGACGGAGATGGAGGGGATGCAACCTCTCTGCTCAGCCGGGTGTCTATCGCAGCAGCAGCCGCCCCCCAGAGCACGCTGACTCCTATGCCAGTAAAGA GCGCAGAAGACCAGCCGGATGTTCGTGTGGTGCTGTCAGCATACAGCCAGCAGGGGGACCCCTCTCTATATCAGGTATATTACAGCGACCTGAAGAACTTCATAGAGTCAGTGCTGGACTGCCACCGAGCGGAGCTGTCCCAGCTCTTCTACCCTCTGTTCGTTCACATGTACCTGGAGCTGGTCTACAACAACCATGAGAACGAAGCCAAGGCTTTCTTTGAGAA GTTCAGCGGTGATCAGGAGTGTTACTATCTGGATGACCTGCGTGTTCTCTGTGGCCTCACTAAGAAAGAGCACATGAAGGGGAACGAGGCCCTGCTGGATTTCCGCACCAGCCGTTTTGTGTTGCGCATCTCCAGAGACTCGTACCAGCTGTTGAAGAGACACTTGCAGGAGAGACATAATAACCAGATATGGAACATCATTCAAGAGCACTTGTACATCGACATCTTTGACGGCATGCCCCGCAGTAAGGGTCAGATCGACAGCATGTCCGGCAGTCTTGCGGGAGAGGCCAAACGAGAAGTCAATAAAGCCAAG GTGTTCTACGGGCTGCTGAAGGAGCCAGAGATTGAAGTCCCACtagatgatgaagatgaagaagcAGAGAATGAGGAAGGAAAGCCCAAGAAGAAGAAAACTAAAAAGGACAGTATGGGCTCCAAGAGTAAGAAACAAGACCCTAATGCCCCTCAACAGAACAG GATCCCTCTGCCAGAGCTGAAGGACTCGGACAAACTGGATAAGATCATGTACATGAAGGAGAGCACCAAAAGAATCCGGCTGAGCCCGGAGAACCTGCCTTCTATTTGCTTCTATACGTTCCTCAATGCCTACCAG GGTTTGACGGCGGTAGACTTCACTGACGACTCCAGTCTGTTAGCGGGAGGATTTGCAGACTCCACGGTTCGCGTGTGGAGCGTCACACCCAAAAAATTACGCAAAGTCAAATCTGCAGCAG ACCTGAATCTGATTGATAAAGAGTCTGATGACGTTCTGGAGAGGATTATGGATGAGAAGACAGCCAGTGAGTCTAAAATCCTACACGGTCACAGCGGGCCGGTGTATGGTGTCAGCTTCAGTCCAGACAG GAACTATCTGTTGTCTAGTTCTGAGGACGGCACAGTCAGACTGTGGAGCCTTCAGACGTTTACATGTCTTGTGGGGTATAAAGGACACAACTATCCAGTGTGGGACACTCAGTTCTCACCGTTCGGCTATTACTTTGTGTCTGGAGGTCACGACAGAGTGGCACG GCTCTGGGCGACGGACCATTACCAGCCATTACGGATATTTGCTGGGCATCTGGCTGACGTCACATGCACGCGATTCCACCCCAACTCGAACTATGTGGCCACAGGCTCGACCGACCGCACTATACGCCTCTGGGATGTCCTGAATGGAAACTGTGTCCGCATTTTTACAGGTCACAAG gggCCCATCCATTGTCTTGCATTCTCACCTAATGGAAAGTTCCTGGCATCTGGATCCACAGACGGGAGAGTTTTACTATGGGATATTGGACATGGGCTGATGATCGGAGAACTGAAGGGCCACACAGACACAATTTATGCCCTCAAGTTCAGCAGAGACGGAGAAATCCTTGCATCAG gCTCTATGGATAACACAGTTCGGCTGTGGGACTCCATGAAGGCTTTCGATGAGGTGGAGACGGACGACTTCACGGCAGCAACGGGCCACATCCACCTGCCTGATAACTCTCAGGAGCTGCTGCTGGGGACGTACCATAGCAAATCCACACCCGTCACCCACCTGCACTTCACCAGACGCAACCTGCTACTGGCTGCAGGAGCCTACAACTCCCAATGA